A segment of the Juglans regia cultivar Chandler chromosome 15, Walnut 2.0, whole genome shotgun sequence genome:
GTTTCCTCTCACACTTATCTTCGAAATGGATGAAATTCAagcatgtgtgccaagtggcatgccCTCATCATTTGGTTGAATCCCCTGTTCATCTTCCCATATCTTTGTTTTCCTTGGAAACTCAAAGGTCTCTTGACAAATGGCGTGTTGGGCTtcaaaaaccaaaaccctaatgCCTCTTTGAGTCCCTCCTCTATGTCCAGGTTCAATGAACATTTGAGGCTTAAGAGTATTTTCACTAAACCCTAATCATCCTTGGGAGAGTGGGCGTATGTATGCTTGCCACTTGGCAAGGGCATGTGTGTGTGTTGGTTGGCCGCCCATCTCAATTTTCCATATGACCTTTCCTCTTCTCTAGATACTTGGAGTGGCGTGTAGTGAACATTTTCTAAGCATCATTCCCTCTTTCCATGAACATCCTTTTAGAAATCCAGAGTGACATGTGgcgtgtgtgagagagagtggtgtAGTGGCAGAAACCTAGGGACTAGGGTTTTGTTTTATCCCATGCACCTCTTCCAATTCTAATCATATTCATCTTCTAGAAATGCTCCAAGTGCTTGGGACTTGGTTTTTGCTTGGATGCACTCCAAGTGCTCGGTGAAATGCCTCAATGTTGTTTGGtttctcattttcatcattCATTGGCATATCATTGTTCCCATGCTCATTTCATGTCTATCCTAGTGTTGGAAGGGTGTTTGCCATGAAATTGATTTGTGTAAAGATGGTTTGTGTTTAGGAGGACCATGGGACTTCCATTGGATTTAAAACCCAACCTTGGCATTGTTTTTGTTGGGTATTGAAATGGGCTGTTAAATTGTATTATTGGGCATGTGCATTGTGCTTTTTGAAATGTGTTTGGCAAATGACACTTGACATGTGCATTGGATCATGCATTGGGCATTTTGCATTTTGGACATGCATACATCGGGTCTTAAATACCTTTAGCCATTGTCTAATGGTCACTGATTTTGTCCACAGTAAAAGTCATGTCTCAACGTGTTCGTCCACGCCAAAATCCTCCTACCCCCGCTCAAGCATATTTCCACAATCCTCGGGCACAAGAGCTTTACACTCAAAACTTCTCTCACCGTTCGCTTATTGTTGAGCTTGAAGTCTCCCTTGGTAAGCTTACTAGGCCTTTTATTCCTCGTATTTTTTAGTCTCGCCAGTGGCAGGCCTTGACCACTGGTCATCCCACTCATTCTGAGGAGATGGTTCAGGACTTTTACTCCAATATTTATGTCATCTTTGATAATGGCTCTTTCGTCCCACTCCGCCAGTCATTGCTCAATGTCTGTATGGTATGCCTACTAGTTGGGATGGTAGGTTACCACTTCTAACTGTGAGATTTCCACCTGAATATCTCATTCTAAGTAGGATTGTCCTTACAAATCTTTATCCTACTGGTCATCAGAGTGATGTGAGTCTTGACCGTGCCACTCTTCTGTATGCACTAATCAACGATGTCTCCATGGATCTAGGGAGTCATCTGTGTCGGGTTTTGCTTGAGGCCTTTAATTCTCCTAAAACACAGACTGATTTGTCTTTTGCCTGCATCATCACTCGGTTAGCCATCTCCCAGTCAGTTGCGTTTCTTCCTCATGAGCCTAGAATTTCTCTTAAGGCTCCTATTGGTCGTAGGACCATGCAACTGAGTCGTGCTCACATTGCCCCTCACCCTTTGAATGTTGAGCATCCTCCACCACCCTCATCTCAGCCATCCAGCTCTCAGCCTCATAGCTTGGCACCATCCACATCAGCACCTGGTTTGACCGAGCCCGGCCTTCAGCAGGTCCTTGAGTACCTTGCTTGCCTTGAAGCCCGGTTTGATAGCCTTGATGCTAAAGTTGAGAGCCTGCAGCAGCTTGTGACTCAACGCTTCAATGATATAGAGGAGCGCCTTAATGATGGTGGTGGCAGTCAAAGTGATAGTGATACTTGAGACCCTTGGCTTGTCGTGACAAAAAGGGAGAGTATATATTCAGGGGGAGTGGCATAGATGTAGGGGGAGTAGTAAGAAAGCTGTAGGGGGAGTAGTAAGAAAGCTGTAGgggtagtttttgttttgttagtaACACATTGTTTTGTGGGGGagcagcttttgtttttgtatcaCATGCTACTCGTGCTGCTATTGTTTGTCTTATTGAACTCAATgtctaattaatttcttaatgaaaagtCTTTTATGAAAACTGTGCTACAGACATTGTTTATGCTTATGAGATTATATCTTGCATATTTTTGTTAGTACGTTTAACCGTTTGCTAAGTGTTTGCAGAAATATCTCAACGTATTCAAGACTATACCTGAATCATGAGAATCCTGTTTGGGGTGTGTCAGGATTAGATCCTATGTAtaggttagaggttttgtcacagaaatgccaaagggggagattgttgagggaaaaTTTAGTTGATttgcatattcttgtgaaaacctatgtaaaattgagttgtaacaagtatTGAAGCGATGtaacatgaaaaagattgaagtgtgctcGACTGGCACTCGAGCGGaatcttccagagaggttcgctcgatgtgcgctcaaTTCAGCGCTtgagcggaacccatccagagaggttcgcttgatgtGCGCTTGACGTGGGGCTCAAGCataactcttccagagaggttcgctcgacgtggtGCTCGAGCAGATCTcttctagagaggttcgctcgatatGCGCTTGACGTGGTACTCGAGCACAACTCTTCTAGAGaagttcgctcgatgtgcgctcgacttaGCGCTCGAGCTGAATCCATCTAGAGAgattcgctcgatgtgcgctcgactcagcgctcgagcagaactcttccaaaGAGGTGTGCTCGACTTGCGTTCGACACTTCGCTggagccaatgttcaagacaacttaaaattcagggttttgagcgccgtgatttgttgggactatATATAGAACAGCTTATTTCTGTTCTTTAGTGTGGAGAAATAGAGCAAAAATCCTAGTTGCTTCAAGAGCCATAAAGAGAAACCTTTCCTCACTTGTGAATCTCTCTTTGACAAACACATATCCATCACACCagactcaagatcaaatcttattcaaagtccattgaagttgATGGTTTCTTATTGGCCAGAAGAGTtcggagctgctgttgatgcagaaaTCGAGAAATTCTCTTGGGAAGCTagagaaggtcggagttccgataCTACATGCTTGTAGAGATAGAGTGGGTCAGTTGTGATGTTGCTAGCCAAGTTTAGCCACTAAAAAGGTTTTGTAAGTGTTTCTAAATTGAttgtaataaactttttctatagtagattttaggtggtgccgtacacccggagtggttttagaatttgaagaagttcttcaaatgagttttcaCTTCGTGATCAAAATCATTATGTTGATTCTTtgtgttaattaattaactgtTTGTTTGTGTCTATTTCTGAAAAGTTCATAAAAATTGGattacacctattcaccccccctctaggtgtagtGATTGATAGAACCACTTCTTTTTCGATTTCTAAGTACTCTatgccttttttatttttgcatatgagaagagatgagatgagttaaaattaaaattaaaaattaaataaaatattgttaaaacatattttttaatattatttttattttgagatttaaaaaaattaaattatttattttattttgtgtgaaaatttaataaaattataatgattaaataaaatgatataaattaagaggaattgaaaacaaacaaaatcaccTCTTGCATGGcccaaaattaaatataacaaCGTGACAAAAGCCAGGCACGGACTTGGCTAAGTCCGTCACACACTTAAATGGTAAAAACATGatacaataaaacaaaactaaaaaagagTTAAAAGAGCATCAAACAATGTGGAAGTTGATGAAATACATGAGCAAAAGTCGATACAAACAACCACCCAGAATTGGGTGTAATGGTCTGTTTTGGTATATGCAGTTACCCACAGATGGTTTCCAAACAGAAATATAGACATTTATTACACACTTATAACAATAATCACTCCGACTATTTGATCCACAACATGCATATAACAATGGGGAATTAAAGCTAGCTCTGAGAACCACCCACTTGccatgaacatttttaagatGAGTTGGTTAGATTGTCGACCAGAGATGCGATGCTGTATGCCGGTATGGATAAATTCATGAGCAATCCAGCATGATAGTAGAGTACCCGCCAGACTTCATCACTTCACccattcatcatcatcaaggAAACTTCGAAGACAACATCTAAGAGAATCAGAACTTTTGCACCAAAGTCTAGTCGATGGCAGCACCGGACTTCATCGTAAACCATCACCCCGCAGATATTTGAGCCCTCCAAAGCCTAACTCCTTGATTACTGCAAGCTCATTTTGAGTCCTTGACTAGCAAAGTGCATTTTAACGCCCCCACGGATAATAACCATAGAAATATACGTATGAGATAAAGGAATGCTAAATATGTTTCCTACATTCCTCTCTTCCCACTTTTCATGCAGCACCGGCAGACAGCTTGGCCATCCAAAAAGAGACTGATACACAAGGTACCCATCAAGAACCAATTGAAGTCAGCCAGGCACATGATGGGAAAAGGGTTGAATGTTCACAACTGCTTAGAGATGAGGCAAAAGAAAGGATAAACAAGTTCTAGAATCATCATCCAGATGAAATAGTCGTCACCAAAGATCATTATCATGCAAGCAGAAGGCAATATGTCAAGAAACTGCCACTGCTTTCCTGCCCACTTGTGGTTCATATATTGTGTCTGATACTTTGGATGGAGGCCAATAACGAAACACCGATCTCCCTATAATGTTTTCTATAGGAAGCGGACCCCTGATGACAAGGTAAACGAATCAACATGTCAggaaatacattaaaaaattgaaagtgtGTTTATTGGACAAGCATCGATCGATATTGCCATTCTTCAtacattttgtatataaatttcTGATGGGCTAGATTTTAACATAATCATATTTGAAATATCTGTAGAAGCCACGTGCTGAAAATGATTCTTTCCCACCTAATTCAACATAGTCTCAAACCAAAAAATCATCAGCAATAATAGATTCCAGAATTACCAGTTATGAGAATCAAAACTGTTGTTGCGATTGTCTCCCATCACAAAGACGGAACCTTCAGGAACAAGCTgcaaaatcaacaagaagagTGGACAAGGTTCAAACATGCAAGGCATAGTGACAGATCAGTAACAGGAAAAGAAAGTAATGATGAACATGAGGCATTACCACAGGATCCATCTCATAAGCAAGTGGCTctaaaatgaaattttcatcTCGAACATCACCATTCACATATAATTTTCCATCATGAACCTATCGCATGAAAAGGCAGGCAATATCTAAGGTGTTAGAGATAAACGTAAGGAAAAAATTTCCTTACATAAAAAAGATGAGAGGAAGAAGTGTATATAAAATGATcttttagatacaaaaaaaaaaaatcagactgCAAGAAATAGAtggaattaattatatatggatTCTAACCTCAACATAGTCTCCAGCCCTTGCCACAACTCTTTTGATGAACACATCGCCTGAACAAAAGCCAGCCTCCTACAAGATgcaaaaaattcacaaaatcagCAATTCCCACTTAAACCAAGAGATTTCTCCATGTAAGGCACTTCAAAGTAGTTTCCATATCATAATACCTGTAATATCGGTGCCTTAAAAATTACTATATCTGAAACATCGGGCTTCCTGAAAAAGTATGAAACCTGTGGTACAAGAACAGAAGCAGAAATATCAGCTTACtgtccaaaaagaaaaaagaaaacattgacTAACTGTCTTATCTCTATATTTCTGAACCGTTCAATCAAATTTATCGATTAGCCTGTGTATCCACCATAAAACCAGACTTCCTACACAAATCATGATCCCTAGATACCATTTAACAACGTAAGAAACATGCAAAATCTTCGGGAATCCATTGAGTGCACTAAAGGAATAAATCAAACTTTTACCGCGCTTATTGCAACTACAATATAAGATAAAAACCATAATGGAAATTCGGGAAAAATGTTCACTCCTTTTAAGAATTGAGATTGttgaattaacaaaataatcTGGAAGTAAGCACATCCCAAGCAACTGGGAAAAAGTCAATAAATTTAACAcgaattttaattacaaaaactcGCTAATTGGTTGGATGTAAATCGCATCAAGTTCGATATGGAATCTATCCAGCCAGGCACATGCCCGTTCTCGGATTAGAATACCAAAAAAACGTTGTAAAATTAGAGAGTTCAGCTAATGTACCTTCTCGGCCAATACGCGGTCGCCGACATCCAGTGTAGGGTACATCGAAGATGACGGAATCGATCTCGGTTCCGCCAAAAACGACTGGGACATCAAGCTCACAGTCAGAGCAGTGAACACAGCCTTGGCATCCTCCGAACAGAAACTCAATATCTTCGACAACCACCCGCTATTCTCAAACGTCTTGTGTTTGAACTCTGAGCTCTCCTCACAACACTTTGTTCCCCCTTTATCCACAACCCCACTAGCCGAGTCGTTACTAGAAGGAAGCCAGTTCGATCCCTGTAAGAAGGGAAAAATCGACTGGGCCTTAATGGGCGATACCCCGAAAACGCCGAGCGCCGTGGCCGACGTACCCGACGCGCAGGCCGTTGACTTCATAATCGAAATCAAGCCCAGCACAATCGGGCTTTTGCACTTATCCCCGAGAACCTCTCCGGCGAGAGTGGAGTACAAAGAAGCCGAATTTTTGCCCCAGTTATTCGGTTTAGGACGGTTCACATCGGATCGGTAATTGCGCACCGTGCCCGACGTATCGAGCTCGGGTTTCTCGTTCGGACCGAAGGTCCGAGGACGGAACCAGCACTCGTGAGCGGTGCGGCAATGGCCGGCCCGAAGGCCGGCCGAGGATGCTAGATTTTTGGCGACAAAGCCAGAGAAGTTGAAGGTAACCCGGATAGCCATGTCTAGGATTTTGATAAGCAAGATGAAGAACTGGTACAGTGTGACTTCGGTAGCTAGCAAATTCGATTCGGGAAACCCTAGAATCCGAAAAACGCCATTTCCACAGAAGACAGAAACTCGGAGACGGGTGGGTGGAATTGGAACTGGAAGCTACCGCCGGGAAAAGAAATCGAACACGATTGGGAAATTAGGGAATCGAAATCCTTTTGGTTTTGCGTTCGAGACGGGGATTGCTTGGAACTCCAGAGCAGCGAGAGAGCGAGCTGGACTCTGGGGCCGGAAAGAATTGAGACACGTGAAAGTATATCAGCAATGGCTAGATTAGACAGAATTCGGATTTATTACACGGCGGCTATGTCTTGATAATGAAACTGGACTCGTTCTTCGTTATTATTACGATTCTACACCTTACcatgttttatttgaagtaGAGAAGTTCTATTTACCCTCTTCTAGTGGTTAGTGGGGACTATATGTATAGacacattattaaataaaagaaatcattattttaaaagagataattttgtaattttaaaaaattttaaaattaaaatagtctaaacTTACATTACAGTCTCCATTTAAaaactgtacctagcattgctctttaaAGTAAGTAGCAACAGGAGAAAAAAATCtttctgttttatttatggcctttattttaagaaaatttatacttattaccaaacattaatatataattatcatttttatcttttaatctaaacacacatattaatatataaatatgtatatataaataaaaaaataaaaataaaaacaaattacatattaatatataacgtaaaaataataagtaacatttctcttatatttagtttataattcttattttaaatctcGCCATTCTCATCACACGTGATGATATGTCATATTtcaagtaatttattttattatttacttaagCATTATCCACTTATATGATACATGAACATGTGTACTCATTGTAaggagatttttcttttctattggTTCGTATATAGATTATAGAGCCCATGAGGGGTCTctgggggagggagggggagagagtcCGATCAGACCCAACGACCCTCATCTAAAAGGAATTAATAGGTCTACAAAGTACTCAATCCATGAGCAAAACTCATCCAATAAGCAACCCTCGCGTGGAAAAGTCGGGCGGTAGAGACAAATAAGACTCACTGCCCTGACGCCCTTTGATGGCACCCAACCATTGGGAACCTGCGTAGGCAGGTGGTCGAGAGATACAAAAAACCATCGATCTCCTAATGAAAGGGATGGAGAGGatgagtggtttggatttagaaatgagttgagatggtttgtaaatagtaaaataaaatattgttagaatattattttttaatattattattatttttggatttgaaaatattgagttgtttattatattttgtatgaaaatttaagaaagttgtaatgatgagatgagatgagttgatgtgagttttgaatccaaaccacccCATCCGTCCGCGGAATAAAGTAAGTCAGGAAGTCATACCGCATTAATGAAGTCGCTCTCCAGACTCAATGCAGCATTAAAAGATTCTGACTAGATGAACAATTGAAATGACATGAACTCCATGAGGCAAGGTACGAAGAACTCTCTGAATCCTCTAAGCCGACCCCCATGTACGAAGACCTAGTACCTAGTATGTCCTTGcccaaaaacttaataaaaaagtCGACTCCCAGGTATAAAGAACTATCTCTAATTCCTCTAAACTCTTAcacaaactactaaggagatCTATTGACTTAAGTATCGAAGACTTCCCGATTTCCACCAAGGCCCTCCAGTCTCTGTGTTTTCTTAAGTGTGCAGTTAAAAGGCTCAAGACCTAAGTTACTAGAATCCGGCCCAAAGGTATACGAAGCACGACGTTAATActgataattacaaaaattaaaaccaagaaaattattatttttatttaaatta
Coding sequences within it:
- the LOC108992344 gene encoding thylakoidal processing peptidase 1, chloroplastic-like, translating into MAIRVTFNFSGFVAKNLASSAGLRAGHCRTAHECWFRPRTFGPNEKPELDTSGTVRNYRSDVNRPKPNNWGKNSASLYSTLAGEVLGDKCKSPIVLGLISIMKSTACASGTSATALGVFGVSPIKAQSIFPFLQGSNWLPSSNDSASGVVDKGGTKCCEESSEFKHKTFENSGWLSKILSFCSEDAKAVFTALTVSLMSQSFLAEPRSIPSSSMYPTLDVGDRVLAEKVSYFFRKPDVSDIVIFKAPILQEAGFCSGDVFIKRVVARAGDYVEVHDGKLYVNGDVRDENFILEPLAYEMDPVLVPEGSVFVMGDNRNNSFDSHNWGPLPIENIIGRSVFRYWPPSKVSDTIYEPQVGRKAVAVS